From Helicobacter anatolicus, the proteins below share one genomic window:
- the ftsY gene encoding signal recognition particle-docking protein FtsY, whose product MFSFLKKTTQNIANILGSKKQEIKKDLLEEVLIESDVDYDLIEMLLEHLPENINRTQLEVGLDRFFRGESYYDKVRLEKIDTKPLVELIIGVNGAGKTTTIAKLAKRYKDDHKKVLLGAGDTFRAAAIDQLKLWSQKIGVELVSTQYGSDPSALAFDAITAGIARGMDHVIIDTAGRLHNQTNLKNELLKITKVCSKALNGAKYRKILVLDGTQGSSSINQARIFHEMLSVDGVIITKLDGTSKGGAILSIIYALKLPIIAIGVGEKAEDLIDFDEQKFIKEFLDSIFENK is encoded by the coding sequence ATGTTTAGTTTTCTAAAAAAAACAACACAAAATATTGCAAATATTTTAGGAAGTAAAAAACAAGAAATCAAAAAAGATCTTTTGGAAGAGGTTTTAATAGAATCTGATGTAGATTATGATCTTATTGAGATGCTTTTAGAGCATTTGCCTGAAAATATCAATCGTACGCAACTTGAAGTAGGGTTAGATAGATTTTTTAGGGGAGAGAGTTATTATGATAAAGTACGTTTAGAAAAGATTGATACAAAGCCCTTGGTAGAGTTAATTATTGGGGTAAATGGTGCAGGAAAAACTACAACAATTGCAAAATTAGCCAAACGCTATAAAGATGATCATAAAAAAGTTTTGCTTGGCGCGGGAGATACTTTTAGAGCAGCTGCAATTGATCAATTAAAATTATGGAGTCAAAAAATTGGTGTAGAGCTTGTAAGTACACAATATGGGAGCGATCCCAGTGCTTTGGCTTTTGATGCGATAACTGCGGGAATTGCAAGAGGAATGGATCATGTAATTATTGATACTGCAGGAAGATTGCACAATCAAACCAATCTTAAAAACGAGCTTTTAAAAATTACAAAAGTTTGTTCCAAAGCACTAAATGGTGCTAAATATCGTAAAATTTTAGTGTTAGATGGGACGCAGGGGAGCTCAAGCATTAATCAAGCAAGAATTTTTCATGAAATGCTAAGTGTAGATGGCGTGATTATTACAAAGTTAGATGGTACGAGTAAAGGAGGAGCAATTTTAAGTATTATTTATGCATTAAAATTGCCAATTATTGCAATAGGTGTTGGTGAAAAAGCAGAGGATCTAATAGATTTTGATGAGCAAAAATTTATTAAAGAATTTTTAGATTCTATTTTTGAAAATAAATAA
- a CDS encoding TlpA family protein disulfide reductase, which yields MKKIFVLLFACMILMITGCQNQTKRYGKSYTFQTLEKEKIQIYTDIDFFNLVFKKKKKNVSNTLVFFFDPKNEACLEYFEVLNNLQAGYGDLQVVGVLNKNIKEEDFADFIEKFQINFLILNPIDNKDILKDFALKISLLSGREDKIAAEKIQLPFLLLYDKSGKRFEMYSGAVPQEMFMHDLSNL from the coding sequence ATGAAAAAAATATTTGTTTTGTTATTCGCTTGTATGATTTTGATGATTACAGGATGCCAAAATCAGACAAAGCGATATGGAAAAAGCTATACATTTCAAACTTTAGAAAAAGAAAAAATACAGATTTATACAGATATTGATTTTTTTAATCTTGTTTTTAAAAAGAAAAAAAAGAATGTATCAAATACGCTAGTTTTCTTTTTTGATCCTAAAAATGAGGCATGTTTGGAATATTTTGAGGTGTTGAATAATTTGCAAGCTGGGTATGGGGATTTGCAAGTTGTTGGAGTTTTGAATAAAAATATTAAAGAAGAAGATTTTGCAGATTTTATTGAAAAATTTCAGATTAATTTTTTGATTTTAAATCCTATAGACAATAAAGATATTTTAAAAGATTTTGCGTTAAAAATTTCTTTGCTTAGCGGTAGGGAGGATAAAATTGCTGCAGAAAAAATACAGCTACCTTTTTTATTGCTTTATGACAAAAGTGGTAAAAGATTTGAGATGTATAGCGGTGCAGTGCCACAAGAAATGTTTATGCATGATCTTAGTAATTTATAA
- a CDS encoding 5-formyltetrahydrofolate cyclo-ligase, whose product MTQKEVFRKFCKSKMQNKANYFYEHQIHDTLFEMLKKLQATNILLYCPLKTEVNIFPLLYRLKKQKNYKIFIPKVTGISFDIVEFKLPLIKNKYGILESKTCAKNVKIDIAIIPVLGIDKDFRRIGFGKGMYDLFFAKLKKKPKIIFITKNLFFSKDKITQDHDIQGDYLISNFYRIKRIKNDNLFSHSFYSRLSGRNHRLFYF is encoded by the coding sequence ATGACACAAAAAGAGGTATTTCGCAAGTTTTGTAAAAGCAAAATGCAAAATAAAGCAAACTATTTTTACGAACACCAAATACATGACACGCTTTTTGAAATGCTTAAAAAACTTCAAGCAACAAATATTTTACTTTATTGCCCCTTAAAAACAGAAGTAAATATTTTTCCACTTCTTTACCGCCTAAAAAAACAAAAAAACTATAAAATATTTATCCCAAAAGTAACAGGAATTAGCTTTGATATTGTAGAATTTAAGCTACCATTAATAAAAAATAAATATGGCATTTTAGAATCAAAAACATGTGCCAAAAATGTAAAAATTGATATTGCAATTATCCCTGTACTAGGAATTGATAAGGATTTCAGGCGGATTGGTTTTGGCAAAGGAATGTATGATTTATTTTTTGCCAAATTGAAAAAAAAACCAAAAATTATTTTTATAACTAAAAATTTATTTTTTTCTAAAGATAAGATCACGCAGGATCACGATATCCAAGGGGATTATCTTATTTCTAATTTTTATAGAATAAAGAGGATTAAAAATGATAACTTATTTTCTCATAGCTTCTATAGTAGGCTTTCTGGCCGGAATCATCGCCTTTTTTATTTTTAA
- the rny gene encoding ribonuclease Y has protein sequence MITYFLIASIVGFLAGIIAFFIFKKFFYPDANFIIKEAKAKAKAIELEATTILQNQNIKLQEKELELKKHFENENSKIIKEYNQKLCELKEKQYKLKEKEQKDQAFLENEKNQISTLKNKLLYQEVEQKKLIKDYQEALNAITTTLSSYTQLTIEEATKILLEQLEKQLSIKQARLIKRYENEALELAKKKASYIIAQATSRYAGEFAAEKLINTIHLPSDEVKGKIIGKEGRNIKTFEMITGVDVIIDDTPCSIILSSFNLYRRAIAVKTMEHLIEDGRIQPTHIEETYAKVTQDMENSIQEEGQKVITELGLHNIHPEIQKLLGKLKYRSSFGQNALGHSIEVAKLARIMAAELGADPDLACRAGLLHDIGKALTQDASSGNHVTLGAEICKRYNEHPVVINAIKSHHGGEEAQSIEAALICAADAISAGRPGARKEVLENFLHRMQDIERIASQKLGVKQAYAISAGREVRVIARADLIKDEDTIVLAHDIAREIENTLQYPGEIKVSVIRETRSVDFAK, from the coding sequence ATGATAACTTATTTTCTCATAGCTTCTATAGTAGGCTTTCTGGCCGGAATCATCGCCTTTTTTATTTTTAAAAAATTTTTTTATCCTGATGCAAATTTTATTATTAAAGAAGCTAAGGCTAAAGCTAAGGCTATTGAACTTGAAGCTACCACGATTTTGCAGAATCAAAATATCAAACTTCAAGAAAAAGAATTGGAACTAAAAAAACATTTTGAAAATGAAAATTCAAAAATCATTAAAGAATATAATCAAAAACTCTGTGAACTCAAAGAAAAACAATACAAACTCAAAGAAAAAGAACAAAAAGACCAAGCGTTTTTAGAAAATGAAAAAAATCAAATTTCTACACTGAAAAACAAGCTACTTTATCAAGAAGTTGAACAAAAAAAACTTATTAAAGATTATCAAGAAGCACTAAATGCAATCACCACCACACTAAGTTCCTACACCCAACTCACTATTGAAGAAGCCACAAAAATCCTACTTGAGCAACTCGAAAAACAACTAAGCATCAAGCAAGCAAGACTAATAAAACGCTACGAAAATGAGGCTCTAGAACTCGCAAAAAAGAAAGCAAGTTATATCATTGCACAAGCTACAAGTCGCTATGCAGGAGAATTTGCTGCAGAAAAACTCATCAACACCATCCATCTCCCTAGCGATGAAGTCAAAGGGAAAATTATTGGAAAAGAGGGACGAAATATTAAGACTTTTGAGATGATTACTGGGGTAGATGTAATCATTGATGATACACCTTGTAGCATAATTTTAAGTAGCTTTAATCTCTATCGTCGTGCCATTGCAGTAAAAACTATGGAACATCTCATAGAAGATGGAAGAATTCAACCTACGCATATCGAGGAAACCTATGCAAAAGTCACTCAAGACATGGAAAACAGTATTCAAGAAGAAGGGCAAAAAGTTATTACAGAACTAGGATTGCACAACATTCATCCAGAGATTCAGAAACTTTTAGGCAAACTTAAATACCGTTCAAGCTTTGGTCAAAATGCATTAGGACATTCTATTGAAGTGGCTAAACTCGCAAGAATTATGGCTGCAGAACTAGGTGCTGATCCAGATCTAGCATGTCGTGCAGGACTTTTGCATGATATTGGCAAAGCTCTCACACAAGATGCAAGTAGCGGAAACCATGTAACCTTAGGTGCTGAAATTTGTAAACGCTACAATGAACATCCCGTAGTAATTAATGCAATAAAATCTCATCATGGTGGTGAAGAAGCTCAAAGCATTGAAGCAGCTCTAATTTGTGCAGCAGATGCTATTAGTGCAGGAAGACCAGGAGCAAGAAAAGAAGTATTAGAAAACTTTTTGCATCGCATGCAAGATATTGAAAGAATTGCTTCACAAAAACTAGGTGTAAAACAAGCCTATGCCATTAGTGCGGGAAGAGAAGTGCGCGTAATTGCAAGAGCAGACCTCATTAAAGATGAAGACACGATAGTATTAGCTCATGATATTGCAAGAGAAATTGAAAACACTCTACAATATCCTGGTGAAATTAAAGTCAGTGTGATTCGCGAAACACGATCTGTCGATTTTGCAAAATAA
- a CDS encoding HD domain-containing protein produces MKQKLKKPRLSTSLLRYIFTAASIRRWNDQATPIEFTELDKQAHKFVIAYLFAKIEENEKKINIDWEKLILHFCFEFFSRIVLTDIKPPIFYALQKNYRDNLSIFVIEKLRNELSEYPFFDTMHNYLKNPPNTIETQILKAAHFYASKWEFDIIYHFNPYMYDVQNIKKSIDLEVENHYHLSGMQKTILFKNIQELITMFGQLRFQKRWSQTPRIPSTSVLGHTLVVAICSYLLSYDIDACKQMRINHFLCGLFHDLPEILTRDIISPIKQSVKGLDQQIKELEEKAVKEKILSIVPENIADDIVYFTHNEFSNRYKISCFIENIEGEEIFKYNQDEYSPIYGEFLKICDLLSAYLEAKISIAHGISSKDLTEGAEVILKKCGTKVIKNIDIGSIFRDFE; encoded by the coding sequence ATGAAACAAAAATTAAAAAAACCAAGACTTAGCACCTCGCTTTTAAGATATATTTTTACTGCTGCATCTATTAGAAGATGGAATGATCAAGCCACACCTATTGAATTTACAGAACTTGATAAACAAGCACATAAATTTGTAATCGCTTATTTATTTGCAAAAATTGAGGAAAATGAAAAAAAAATCAATATTGATTGGGAAAAACTTATTCTTCATTTTTGTTTTGAATTTTTTTCACGCATTGTTTTAACAGATATTAAACCCCCTATTTTTTATGCATTGCAAAAAAATTATCGCGATAATTTAAGTATTTTTGTAATTGAAAAATTACGAAATGAACTTTCTGAATATCCTTTTTTTGACACAATGCACAACTATCTCAAAAATCCACCAAATACCATTGAAACACAAATTCTCAAAGCGGCACATTTTTATGCATCTAAATGGGAGTTTGATATTATCTATCATTTCAATCCCTATATGTATGATGTGCAAAATATCAAAAAATCCATTGATCTAGAAGTAGAAAACCATTACCATCTAAGTGGTATGCAAAAAACTATTTTGTTTAAAAATATCCAAGAACTCATCACAATGTTTGGGCAACTCCGCTTTCAAAAACGCTGGAGTCAAACACCACGAATCCCATCTACAAGCGTTTTGGGACATACTCTTGTTGTAGCAATTTGTAGCTATCTTTTAAGCTATGATATTGATGCTTGTAAACAAATGAGAATCAATCATTTTTTATGTGGACTTTTTCACGATCTTCCTGAAATACTAACGCGCGATATTATCTCTCCAATCAAACAAAGTGTAAAAGGGCTTGATCAACAAATCAAAGAATTAGAAGAAAAAGCTGTGAAAGAAAAAATCCTCTCTATCGTACCTGAAAATATTGCTGATGATATTGTTTATTTCACACATAACGAATTTAGCAATCGCTACAAAATTTCTTGCTTTATCGAAAATATAGAAGGTGAAGAAATTTTTAAATACAATCAAGATGAATACTCACCTATTTATGGAGAATTTCTCAAAATTTGTGATTTATTAAGCGCATATTTGGAAGCAAAAATCTCTATTGCTCATGGCATTTCTTCCAAAGACCTCACAGAAGGCGCAGAAGTAATTTTAAAAAAATGTGGCACAAAAGTAATAAAAAATATTGATATTGGTAGCATTTTTAGGGATTTTGAATAA
- the fliR gene encoding flagellar biosynthetic protein FliR, producing MEFLTLLTEHNTQGFLLLLLRFAGIFAFFPFFDSGLIPVGIRGALAFFMCLVFFPILPEQPLNYDVIHFLIAGTLELLFGFLTSLILQIVLSTLTFAGDSISFAMGLTIASAYDPATGSQKPIVGQVLSMLAILLALQTNFHHLIFSFIAQSLSQIPLGLFTPNQNLLESIVYNFSLLFSIGFAMAFPILGLILLSDILFGMIMKTHPQFNLLAIGFPVKIAIAIIAIIVIIPAIMNNFLTYLKSSFEILEKLF from the coding sequence ATGGAGTTTTTAACACTCTTAACAGAACACAATACACAAGGATTTTTACTACTTTTATTGCGATTTGCAGGAATCTTTGCCTTTTTCCCTTTTTTTGATTCTGGATTGATTCCTGTGGGAATACGCGGGGCATTAGCTTTTTTTATGTGTCTTGTATTTTTTCCCATTCTCCCTGAACAACCACTTAACTATGATGTTATACATTTTTTAATTGCAGGAACACTAGAACTCTTGTTTGGTTTTTTAACTTCATTAATCTTACAAATTGTTCTATCTACACTAACTTTTGCAGGAGATAGTATTAGTTTTGCAATGGGACTTACTATAGCAAGTGCTTATGACCCTGCCACCGGATCGCAAAAACCAATTGTTGGGCAAGTTTTGTCCATGCTCGCCATTCTTTTAGCATTGCAAACAAATTTTCACCATCTTATTTTTTCTTTTATTGCACAAAGTCTTTCACAAATTCCATTAGGATTATTCACTCCCAATCAAAATTTACTAGAGAGCATTGTATATAATTTTTCCCTACTTTTTAGCATTGGGTTTGCAATGGCTTTTCCAATTTTAGGCCTTATTTTATTAAGTGATATTCTTTTTGGAATGATTATGAAAACTCATCCACAATTTAATCTTCTTGCCATTGGATTCCCCGTCAAAATTGCCATTGCCATTATTGCAATAATTGTTATAATACCTGCTATTATGAATAATTTCTTAACCTACTTAAAATCAAGTTTTGAGATCTTGGAAAAACTTTTTTAG
- a CDS encoding molybdopterin molybdotransferase MoeA, giving the protein MIELQDAIKINNSLPLPSLKTLQKDLFEAQGYILAQDYFITRPLPLFDNSAMDGYAISSKQQGEILHCTRSIFAGEDATKITLKENEAIKIMTGAMIPQNADIVVPFELANLENGVLNIHKKFQPYDNIRKQGEEKKIGDLIAKKGSKLDFTIIGLLASQGIAQVQVFEKLKIGVFSTGDEIIDPKETALPHQIYNINAPSILAILQKYQFDCSYLGILKDNEGLEEALLQATAKYSLLITSGGASVGEKDLLEKILLKHHATIFYHKINLKPGKPLMIAQINGCYLFCLPGNPLSGILNLLALLIPTILRLGLGNAYTPIAQYGILKTPLCLKGNRAQILLGTLQDEYFIPYLKHSPNAISTFYHCTHFAIFDSKATMFDAGSKVMIFPYFGEFDQKNYDFINYAKQ; this is encoded by the coding sequence ATGATAGAACTTCAAGACGCAATAAAAATCAACAATTCTCTCCCCTTGCCTTCTTTAAAAACCTTACAAAAAGATCTTTTTGAAGCACAGGGTTATATTCTCGCACAAGATTACTTTATCACGCGCCCTTTACCGCTTTTTGATAATTCTGCAATGGATGGCTATGCTATTTCTTCCAAACAGCAAGGAGAAATACTTCATTGCACAAGAAGTATTTTTGCTGGAGAAGATGCAACAAAAATTACTCTAAAAGAAAATGAAGCTATCAAAATCATGACAGGGGCAATGATTCCGCAAAATGCCGATATTGTTGTGCCCTTTGAGTTGGCTAACTTAGAAAATGGAGTTTTAAATATTCATAAAAAATTCCAACCCTATGACAATATCCGCAAACAAGGTGAGGAAAAAAAAATAGGTGATCTTATAGCAAAAAAAGGAAGCAAACTTGATTTTACAATCATCGGTCTTCTTGCATCGCAAGGCATTGCACAAGTCCAAGTCTTTGAAAAGCTAAAAATTGGTGTTTTTTCTACAGGAGATGAAATCATAGACCCCAAAGAAACTGCCCTACCTCACCAAATCTACAACATCAATGCACCAAGCATTTTAGCAATTTTACAAAAATATCAATTTGATTGTAGTTATCTTGGAATCCTAAAAGACAATGAGGGTTTAGAAGAAGCACTATTGCAAGCAACCGCTAAATATTCTCTACTCATCACAAGTGGTGGGGCTAGTGTGGGAGAAAAAGATTTACTTGAAAAAATCCTTTTAAAACATCACGCAACAATCTTTTATCACAAAATCAATTTAAAACCTGGTAAGCCACTCATGATTGCACAAATTAATGGTTGTTATCTTTTTTGTCTTCCTGGTAATCCTTTAAGTGGCATTCTCAATCTACTAGCCTTATTAATCCCTACAATCCTCCGTCTTGGACTTGGTAATGCATACACACCTATAGCACAATACGGAATCTTAAAAACCCCTCTTTGCCTCAAGGGAAATCGCGCACAAATTTTACTTGGCACACTGCAAGATGAGTACTTCATCCCCTATCTCAAACATAGCCCTAATGCCATTAGCACTTTTTATCATTGCACACATTTTGCAATTTTTGATTCCAAGGCTACCATGTTTGATGCCGGAAGTAAAGTTATGATATTTCCTTATTTTGGAGAATTTGATCAAAAAAACTATGATTTTATCAATTATGCAAAACAATAA
- a CDS encoding universal stress protein — MKKILFGVHDTEECRQAIHTINRLFGDQKESIELTLLHVIPETIIYAESGIVDYEMIEDRENHESQRILQSFFNSFKDLGFTCQTLLKTGNPIDMVLEIASEYELLIIGASESSLLHRIFNSHQNSFVNASPISVLVAK, encoded by the coding sequence ATGAAAAAAATATTATTTGGTGTCCATGATACAGAAGAATGTAGGCAAGCAATCCATACGATTAATAGACTTTTTGGTGATCAAAAAGAGAGTATTGAACTCACTCTTTTACATGTTATACCAGAAACAATTATCTATGCTGAAAGTGGAATTGTAGATTATGAAATGATTGAAGATAGAGAAAACCACGAATCTCAAAGAATTTTGCAAAGCTTTTTTAATTCTTTTAAAGACTTAGGTTTTACATGTCAGACTTTATTAAAAACTGGCAATCCTATTGATATGGTCTTAGAAATTGCGAGCGAATACGAACTCTTAATTATTGGCGCTAGCGAATCTTCACTTTTGCATCGCATTTTCAATTCACATCAAAATAGCTTTGTTAATGCATCACCTATTTCTGTGCTAGTGGCAAAGTAA
- the rmuC gene encoding DNA recombination protein RmuC, which translates to MLIIINILLAILLVILIFYIFSIKKNQQKLQEIYLELQTKNQKLENEKNTLQLKNQNLEETKNFLQSEYDKSLSRLRDDHAQNLKNAHEQYQNNLSALKEELQKNFKEQNQALLFQNKNLINEDSKKLLEEIFIPIKNQVKSYEERLLKNEERLKIEIDNIFKSSELIGKNADRLALVLKGDKKIRGNFGEIQLKSVLENSGLIEGEQYKLQNVMHDEDAKYIPDAIIYLEREKSVIVDAKFSLPTQFDFEQITDEIKLELYKNLRARIDELAKKPYASLDSNIYDFVLLFIPYQNILDLALDCNPGLYQYAYEKKVYLTTPHTLFMALKTINITWLNIKRNENVTKAFEEIGKLYDKFAGVIDSFNEIKTHTERLEKAKNELENKLISGSGNLSNRFRQLEELGIKTKKSLLPKT; encoded by the coding sequence ATGTTAATTATCATAAATATTTTGCTAGCGATATTGCTAGTAATTTTAATTTTTTATATTTTTTCAATTAAAAAGAATCAACAAAAATTACAAGAAATCTATCTTGAACTTCAAACCAAAAATCAAAAACTCGAAAATGAGAAAAATACCCTACAATTAAAAAATCAAAATCTCGAGGAAACAAAAAACTTTTTACAAAGTGAATATGACAAATCCCTATCTAGATTAAGAGATGATCATGCACAAAATCTAAAAAATGCGCACGAGCAATACCAAAACAATCTCTCTGCACTCAAAGAAGAATTACAAAAAAATTTCAAGGAGCAAAACCAGGCTCTTTTATTTCAAAATAAAAACCTCATTAATGAAGATTCTAAAAAACTACTTGAAGAGATATTTATTCCTATCAAAAATCAAGTAAAAAGCTATGAAGAGAGATTGCTAAAAAATGAAGAACGTCTTAAAATTGAAATTGATAATATATTTAAATCTTCAGAACTTATAGGAAAAAATGCCGATAGACTTGCTCTAGTCCTCAAAGGAGATAAAAAAATCCGTGGAAATTTTGGAGAGATCCAACTAAAAAGTGTCCTGGAAAATAGCGGATTGATAGAGGGTGAGCAATATAAACTACAAAATGTAATGCATGATGAAGATGCAAAATACATTCCTGATGCTATTATTTATTTAGAACGCGAAAAAAGTGTTATTGTTGATGCAAAATTCTCTCTTCCCACACAATTTGATTTTGAGCAAATCACAGATGAAATAAAATTGGAACTTTATAAAAATCTTCGTGCAAGAATTGATGAACTTGCCAAAAAACCTTATGCTTCTTTAGATTCTAATATTTATGATTTTGTTTTACTTTTTATCCCTTATCAAAATATTTTGGATCTAGCACTAGATTGTAATCCTGGCCTTTATCAATATGCTTATGAAAAAAAAGTCTATCTTACCACGCCTCATACACTTTTCATGGCTCTTAAAACTATCAATATCACATGGCTAAACATCAAACGAAATGAAAATGTCACTAAAGCTTTTGAAGAGATTGGTAAGCTTTATGACAAGTTTGCAGGAGTAATAGATAGCTTTAATGAAATCAAAACCCATACAGAAAGACTAGAAAAAGCAAAAAATGAACTAGAAAATAAACTTATCTCTGGCAGCGGAAACCTTAGCAATCGGTTTAGACAGCTCGAAGAACTAGGAATCAAAACCAAAAAATCCCTGCTTCCCAAAACATAA
- a CDS encoding di-trans,poly-cis-decaprenylcistransferase: MNNLNHLAIIMDGNGRWAQIRNKPRKIGHQEGAKVVRDITIWCAKNSIKYLTLFAFSTENWKRPKAEVDFLMKLLLKYLKKEKNTYLQNNIRFKAIGNIEVFNNPLKDMICELEESTKMHTSLTQTLALNYGSRDEITRTFKKLLKNPPQELENLESLIAKNLDTCDFPDVDLLIRTGGEMRISNFLLWQISYAELYFTPTYWPEFSTTELSDIIKSYKKKERRFGGL; the protein is encoded by the coding sequence ATGAATAACCTTAATCATTTAGCCATTATCATGGATGGCAATGGGCGTTGGGCGCAAATACGCAATAAACCTCGCAAAATAGGTCATCAAGAGGGGGCAAAAGTCGTTCGAGATATTACAATTTGGTGTGCAAAAAATTCTATCAAATATCTCACACTTTTTGCTTTTTCTACAGAAAATTGGAAACGCCCAAAAGCTGAGGTAGATTTTTTAATGAAGCTTTTATTAAAATACCTCAAAAAAGAAAAAAATACCTATTTGCAAAACAATATCCGATTTAAGGCGATCGGAAATATCGAAGTTTTTAACAATCCACTCAAAGATATGATTTGCGAACTTGAAGAATCTACCAAAATGCATACAAGTCTTACACAAACCCTAGCCTTAAATTATGGTTCTAGAGATGAAATCACCCGCACTTTTAAAAAGCTTTTAAAAAACCCACCACAAGAACTAGAAAACCTAGAATCTCTTATTGCAAAAAATCTTGATACATGTGATTTTCCTGATGTAGATTTATTAATTCGTACAGGAGGAGAAATGAGAATCTCAAATTTTTTACTTTGGCAAATTAGTTATGCAGAACTTTATTTTACACCAACTTATTGGCCGGAATTTAGCACTACAGAACTATCTGATATCATCAAATCCTACAAAAAAAAAGAACGACGCTTTGGCGGACTTTAA